In the Candidatus Dormiibacterota bacterium genome, TCAAGGGCCTGCCGGAGGTCGTGATGCAGCGCGGGAACATCCTGGTGCGCGACGGAAAATTCCAGGGCGTCAAGGGTGCCGGCCAGTTCCTTCGACGTTCGGCATTCCATGGGGCGCCGGCCACTGAGCAAAGCCCGGTGGGAGCCAGATCATGATCGCCACCAAGAACGTCCGGAGCTTTATCGGCGGCAAGTTCCGCGATTCACGATCCGAAAAGACCGATCCGATTCCAAACCCCGCGACTGGCGAGACGATCGCCAGTCTTCCGCATTCGACCCGCGAGGAGATCAACGAGGCCGTCGCCGCGGCGAAGAAGGCGTTCCCCGCCTGGAGCGAAACCCCGGTGCCCGAGCGGGCCCAGGTACTGTTCCGCTTCAAGGCGCTCTTCGACAAGCACATCGACGAGCTCTCGGCGATCGTCACGCAGGAGAACGGCAAGACGCTCGACGAGTCGAAAGGCGAGGTCAAGCGGGCGATCGAGGTCATCGACTTCGCCTGCGGCGCTCCCACGCTGATGATGGGCCAGAACCTCGATCAGATCGCCAAAGGCATCGACGAGGAGTTGACGCGTTTTCCGGTCGGCGTCGTCGCCGGGATCACGCCCTTCAACTTCCCCAACATGGTGCCGATGTGGATGATCCCGGTTGCCATCGTGACGGGGAACACCTTCGTCCTCAAGCCGTCGCAGCTCACTCCGCTCTCGGCGATGCGGATCGCCGAGCTGCTCGAGGAGGCCGGCCTGCCGGAGGGCGTCTTCAATGTCGTACACGGGGCGAACGACGCGGTCAACCAGCTGCTGACCCACCCGGATGTCTCGGCGATCTCGTTCGTCGGCTCGGCGACCGTTGCCGCCTACATTTACGCCACGGCCGCGGCCAATGGGAAGCGGGTGCAGGCGCTCGGCGGCGCTAAGAACCACATCCTGGTGATGGACGATGCCGACCTCGAACTCTCGGCGCCACACGTCATCTCTTCGGCCTTCGGGAACGCCGGCCAGCGTTGCCTCGCGGGGAGTGTCGCGGTTGGCGTCGGCAAGATCGGCGACGCCCTGGTACGCGAGCTGGCCACTGACGCGGCGAAACTGAAAGTGGGCCCGGGCACCGATCCCAAAACCACGCTCGGGCCGGTGATCCGAGGTGAGCGCAAGAAGAAGCTGATCGAGTACATCGACGGCGCCCAGTCCGAGGGAGCGCAGCTCGTCTCCGATGGACGCCAGGTGGATCAGAAGGAGGGCTTCTTCCTGGGGCCGACGATTTTCGACAAGGTCACGCCGAACATGAAGATCTGGAAAGAGGAGCTCTTCGGGCCGGTGCTTGCGGTGATGCGCGCCAGCGACATCGACGAGGCGTTGAAGCTGCTCAACGCCAGCACTTTCGGCAACATGGCGTCGATCTTTACCGGTTCGGGCAAGTACGCTCGCGAGTTCAAGCGCCGGGCGCAGGCCGGGATGCTGGGCGTGAACATCGGCGTCGCGGCGCCGATGGCCTTCTTCCCCTTCACCGGCTGGAAGAATTCGTTCTTCGGCGATCTGCACGCCACCGGCCAGGACAGCATCCGCTTCTATACCCGGCACAAGGTGATCACGACCCGGTGGCTTTAGAGACGAGTGCCCGGCCGCACGTCTTGAGCGGCGAGGAGATCGTCGCCCTCTGCCGGCAGTACACGCTCTACGACTGGATGGCGCAATCGGCCGCCGACCCGATTCCCGTCGACCACGCCAAGGGCGTCTACTTCTTCACCCCCGAGGGGAAGCGGTTCATCGATTTCAACAGCCAGTTGATGAGCGTAAACGCCGGTCACGGCGACCCACGAATCATCGAGGCCATCAAGCGGCAGGCGGAGAAGCTCGCCTATGCGAACCCGTTCATGGCCCACGAGCCGCGTGCCTTGCTCGGAAAGAAGCTCGCGGAGTTGCTCCCGGGGGACATGAACACGGTGTTCTTCACCCTCGGCGGGGCCGATGCCAATGAAAACGCGGTAAAACTGGCCCGGGCTGTCACCGGCCGCTACAAGGTGATCTCGCGCTATCGCTCGTACCATGGCGGAACCGGGGTGTCAATGGCCATGACCGGCGACCCCCGTCGCTGGGCCAACGACCAGGGAACGTCCGGCGTGGTCCGGGTGCTCGACCCACATCACGGGCCGCAACGGGAGGTCGACTCGGCGGAGACGGCCCTGCAATACCTGGAAGAGACGATCGAGCTCGAAGGACCGCATACGATCGCCGCGTTCTTCCTGGAGACCGTCGTCGGCACCAACGGCGTCTTGATTCCGCCCGACGGCTATCTGCAGGGCGTACGCGAGTTGTGTGACCGCTATGGCATTCTGATGGTCTGCGACGAGATCATGTCCGGGTTCGGACGGACCGGGGAGTGGTTCGCCGTCAACCACTGGAAGGTCGTTCCCGACATGATCACCATGGCCAAAGGCCTGACATCGAGCTACGTACCGCTCGGCGCCGTCGGCATGCGTCCACGGATCGTGCAGCATTTCGAGAAAAACGTGTTCTACGGCGGCCTCACCTACAACAGCCATCCACTGGCCTGCGCCGCCGCATTGGGCACGATCCAGGCCTACGAGGAAGACGACATGATCGGGAACGCGCGCAGGATGGGCGAAGTCATGAAGCGCCACCACGACGCCCTCAAGAAAAAGCACCCCTGCGTCGGGCTGACACGGTCGATCGGCCTGTTCGGCATCCTGGAGCTGGTCAAAGACCGCAAAACGATGGAACCGCTCGCTCCCTTCAACGGCACGTCGGAGCCGATGAAGGCGATCGGCAAATACTTCCGCGAACACGGCCTCTACACCTTCGTTCGCTGGCACACGATCATGACGAACCCACCGCTGTGCATCAGCGAGGAAGAGCTGGGGGAGGGATTCGCGATCATCGATAAGGCGCTCGACATCGCGGACCAGGCCGTCGCCTAATTTCCACGCTTTCGACGCTCGATGACGATCGTCCGCGACGACCCGTCGATCCCCGACGAAGGCTTTGCCGAACTCTATGCCCAGCTGCCGGACGCGACCGACCTGTGGCCCTGGCTGGAGCTCGCACAAGCGGCCGCGCCGCCCGTCCTCTACCTTGGCATCGGCACCGGACGGCTGGCGGTCCCGTTGCACGCGGCCGGGATTGAGCTCGTCGGCGTCGATAGCCATCCGGGTATGCTCGCGCGGTTACGACCGCGCCTCCCCGGCACGGAGCTCATCCAATCACGGATCGAAGACCTCGACCTGGGTCAGCAGTTCGATCTCGTCGTCGTCCCTTCGAACATCTTGTGTTTCGTCGACCGGCTGCGCGCTGCCGGCAAGCACGTGGTCGCCGATGGGTCACTTGCCTTCGAGTTGACCAATCCCTACTGGTTGCGGTCCGGCGCGAGCCCGTGCGTGCGAGTCCAGTCGCTGGACGGCAACGGGGCGCGCTTCGAGGTCGATTACGCGCTTCCCGACGGCCGCACCATCACGCAGCAGGCCGAGATTCCGCTGATCTGGCCCGAGGAGGTCGAGAACTGGCTCGCGACCGTGGCCGGGTTGAAACTACGCCAGATGTTCGCACGACCGGATGCCGAGATCGTCGACTCACCGAGCTTTTACGTGGTGGCCGGCAGGTGATCCGGGCGTGACGTCCCGGATCCTGGTGGTGGAGGATGACCGCGCGCTGCGCGGCGTGCTGGTCTCCGCGCTGCAATCGGGTGGGTACGAGGTGGAGTTCGCCGCCGATGGCTCGGCCGGCGTTCAGGCGCTCAAGGCGAAAGCCTTCGACGTCGTGCTGCTCGACATCGGGTTGCCCTTTGTGGATGGCTGGCATGTCCTCTCCACGCTCGAAGGCCGCCGCGTCCCCTCGGTGATCGTGATCAGCGCGCGCGGCGACCAGGCTGACAAGGTCCGCGCCCTCGACATGGGAGCGGACGACTACCTGGCCAAGCCCTTCGGCTCCGAGGAACTGCTCGCCCGCATCCGCGCCGTCCTTCGGCGAGGGCAGCCGCCCGCCCAGGTGCCTCTCGTGGTGCGGTGGGGCGACGTTTCGGTGGATCTCAGCCGCCATTCCGTCTTGAAGGACGGCCAGGAAGTGCGGCTATCGCCGACCGAGTACCTGCTGGTTGCCGAGCTGGCCCGCCACGCCCACGATGTCATGGACTATCGCACCCTGCTCCACCAGGTGTGGGGGCCCGCCTACGGCGACGAGCGCCACTACCTGCGCGTCTTCATCCAGCGGTTGCGGCTCAAGCTCGAGCACGACCCCGCGCACCCCGAGGTGATCCAAACGGCGCCCGGCCGCGGCTATCGTTTCGGTCCGGCCCGCGAACGATAAACGACCGGCGCCAGGTGCCGGAACCCCCACTCGCTGGAGCTCGTACAAGGCGTCGCTGATCGTCGGTCGCGAGCGGGAATGCTCATGCGACCGCCGTATCCCCGTAAGCGTCAACGGCCTATAAACGTCTGAAGCCCGCGGTGTGCTTGTTTATGCGCCGTTGATTCCGCCGAGCGTAGGCTCGGTTTGTGCCACTCGATATTTGGATGATCGGCCTGCTCGTGCTGCTTACCGTCGGAAGCTTTGCGTACGTGTTCGGACTGAAGAGGCTGCCCTGATGGCGGGTTACATCGTGTCCGGCGTCGTGGCATTGGCCGTCAGCGTCTACCTCTTCATTGCCCTACTGTTTCCGGAGCGCTTCTGAGCCATGGTGCTCGAGCTGATCGGGGTCGCCATTACGTTCGCCGCCGTCGCCATCGGCGCCTGGTTCCTCGGCACCTTCATGGTCACGGTGTTCACCGGGGGACGGACGTTCCTTCATCCTGTCATTCGGCCGGTGGAAGTCGGCTTTTACCGCCTCGGCGGCATCAAGGAGGACCACGAGCAAGGCTGGATCCTCTACACCGTCGCGATGCTCGCGGTTCAGGTCGTCAGCTTCATCCTCACCTATCTCATCCTTCGTCTCCAGGACCACCTGCCGCTCAACCCGATGGGCTTCAGCGGCGTCGCCCCCGACCTCGCCTGGAACACCACCGTGAGCTTCGTGACCAACACCAACTGGCAGAACTACACCGGCGAGCAGACGATGTCGTATCTGTCGCAGATGCTCGGGCTGGTGATTCACAACTTCCTCTCGGCGGCGACCGGCATTGCGCTGGCCGTCGCCTTGATCCGTGGCATGTCCGCCCGCAAGCTGAAGACGCTCGGCAATTTCTACGTCGACGCCACCCGGGCCATCCTCTACATCCTGATCCCGATTTCGGTGATCGCCGCGTTCATTCTCATCTCGCAGGGCGTGATCCAGAGCCTGGACGCATACCCAACGGCGCATACCGTCCAGGGCTCGACCCAGACGATCGCCGTCGGCCCCTTCGGCTCGCAGGAGGCGATCAAGGACCTGGGTAACAACGGTGGTGGACCCTTCAACGCCAACTCGGCGCATCCCTTCGAAAACCCCAACGGCTTCACCAACCAGTTCGAGATCTTCCTCGAGCTGTTGATCCCCTTTGGGCTGGTGGTGACCTTCGGCAAGATGGTCGGCAACATCAAACAGGGCCTCGCGATCGGCGGGGCCATGGTGGCGATCTTCGTGGTGGCGACCGGCATCGCGATCGGCGCCGAACAGGTCGGCAACCCGGCGTTGACCGCGGTCGGGGCCGACCAGTCCCGAACGGCCACGCAACCCGGCGGCAACATGGAGGGTAAGTCGGTCCGCTTCGGCCCGGTGTACTCCGCGAACTTCGCCGCCTCGACGACCGGGACGAGCACCGGATCGGTCGACTCGAGCCACGACAGCTTCACGCCTATCGGTGGGATGGTGGCGCTCGTCCTGATCCAGATCGGGGAAGTCGCGCCCGGCGGGATCGGCGCCGGCCTCTACTTCATGCTGGTCTTCGCCATCCTGGCGGTCTTCATCGCCGGCCTGATGGTCGGGCGAACGCCGGAATACCTCGGCAAGAAGATCGAATCGAAGGAGGTGCGGCTGGCGTCGCTGGCCGTCCTGATCGACGTGCTCGTCATCCTGGGATTCACGGCGATCGCGGTGCTCGCGCCGGCGGCAACCGCGAACGGAGGGGGACCGCTCAATCCGGGCGCGCACGGCTTCAGCGAGATCCTCTACTCCTTCTCCTCGCAGGTCGGCAACAACGGCAGTGCCTTTGCCGGCCTTAGCGGCAATACGGTGTTTTGGAACACCCTGGGCGGAACAGCGATGTGGCTGGGGCGCTTCTTCGAAGTCATCCCGATCCTGGCCCTCGCGGGCGCGCTCGCCGGCAAGAAAGTCGTCCCGGCCGGGGCCGGCACCCTGGCGACCGACCGGCCGCTCTTCTCGGGTCTGCTCGTCGGCGTCGTGCTGATCGTCGGGGCGCTGACGTTCTTCCCCGCGCTGTCCCTGGGGCCGCTGCTGGAGCATTTCCAGTTGGCCGCCAATCACCTGGCTCGCTGACATGGAAGAGAAGAACCGTTCCGAAAGCTACCGACGCCGGCGACGGTCGAGCCTGCTCGACCGCGAGATCATGGTGCCCGCCCTGATCGAGAGCCTCACCAAGCTCGATCCGCGCTGGCAGGCCCGCAACCCCGTCATGTTCGTCGTCGAGGTCGGCTCGGTCATCACCACCATCATCTTCATCGCCGGGCTGTTGCGCGGCGCCTCCGACTCGCTGTTCGTCGGCCAGATCACGCTCTGGCTGTGGTTCACGTTGATCTTCGCCAACTTCGCCGAGGCGCTCGCGGAGGGCCGCGGCAAAGCGCAGGCGGCCACGCTGCGGCGCGCTCGCACCGACACCATCGCGCGCCGCCTGGTCGGCGGCAAGGAGGAGCGCGTGCCATCCTCCCAGCTCCGCAAGGGCGATGCCGTCGTGATCGAGGCCGGCGACCTGATCCCGAGCGACGGCACAATCATCGAGGGCATTGCCTCGGTCGACGAGTCCGCGATCACCGGAGAGTCGGCCCCGGTCATCCGAGAGGCAGGCGGCGATCGCAGCGCCGTCACCGGTGGGACGAAAGTCCTGTCCGACCGGATCGTCGTCGAAGTCACGGCCAACCCTGGAGAGACCTTCCTCGACCGCATGATCCACCTGGTCGAAAGCGCGTCCCGGCGAAAGACCCCCAACGAGATCGCCCTCAACATCCTGCTGGCCGCGCTGACGATCATCTTCATGATCGCGGTGGTGACGCTCCAACCCTTCGCGATCCACGCAGGCACGTCCGTCACCATCGCGGTCCTGATCGCGCTGCTCGTATGCCTGATCCCGACCACGATTGGCGCCTTGCTGTCGGCGATCGGCATCGCGGGCATCGACCGTCTGCTCCAGCGGAATGTGATCGCACTCTCCGGCCGCGCCGTCGAGGCGGCGGGCGACGTCGACACGCTGCTCCTCGACAAGACCGGCACGATCACCTACGGCAACCGGCAGGCGACCGAGTTCGTTCCGGCGCCGGGGATCACGATGGATCGCCTCGTACGGGCCGCGGAGCTGGCGAGCCTCTCGGACGAGACGCCGGAAGGCCGCTCGATCGTCAGCCTGGCCCGCCGCTTCGGTGCCGATGGAAAGCAAACCCCCGACATGACCTTCATCGCGTTCTCGGCGAACACGCGTATGAGCGGCGTCGACTTTGACGGCCGTAGCATCCGCAAGGGTGCCGTCGACGCGATCTCCACCTGGTGCGGCTGCCCGACGCCCAAGCAGCTCCCCGAGGCCGTCCAGGAGCGGGTCGACACCATCGCCCGCTCGGGTGGGACGCCGCTGATGGTCGCCGAAAACAACATGGTGATGGGCACGATCCACCTCAAGGACATCGTCAAGCCGGGGATCGCGGAACGCTTTGCCGAGCTTCGCAAGATGGGGCTGCGCACCGTCATGGTGACGGGTGACAACCGCCTGACGGCAGCCACGATCGCGAAAGAAGCGGGGGTCGACGACTTCCTTGCCGAGGCGATTCCCGAGCGCAAGCTGGAGCTGATCCGCAAGGAGCAGGCTGGCGGTCGCATGGTCGCGATGACCGGCGACGGCACCAACGACGCGCCCGCGCTGGCCCAGGCCGACGTGGCCGTGGCGATGCAGTCCGGCACACAGGCCGCCAAGGAAGCGGGCAACCTGATCGACCTCGATAGCGATCCCACCAAGCTGATCGAGATCGTCGAGGCCGGAAAACAGATGCTGATCACCCGCGGCGCGCTCACCACCTTCAGCATTGCCAATGACGTGGCCAAGTACTTCGCCAT is a window encoding:
- a CDS encoding methyltransferase domain-containing protein is translated as MTIVRDDPSIPDEGFAELYAQLPDATDLWPWLELAQAAAPPVLYLGIGTGRLAVPLHAAGIELVGVDSHPGMLARLRPRLPGTELIQSRIEDLDLGQQFDLVVVPSNILCFVDRLRAAGKHVVADGSLAFELTNPYWLRSGASPCVRVQSLDGNGARFEVDYALPDGRTITQQAEIPLIWPEEVENWLATVAGLKLRQMFARPDAEIVDSPSFYVVAGR
- the kdpF gene encoding K(+)-transporting ATPase subunit F: MAGYIVSGVVALAVSVYLFIALLFPERF
- the kdpA gene encoding potassium-transporting ATPase subunit KdpA → MVLELIGVAITFAAVAIGAWFLGTFMVTVFTGGRTFLHPVIRPVEVGFYRLGGIKEDHEQGWILYTVAMLAVQVVSFILTYLILRLQDHLPLNPMGFSGVAPDLAWNTTVSFVTNTNWQNYTGEQTMSYLSQMLGLVIHNFLSAATGIALAVALIRGMSARKLKTLGNFYVDATRAILYILIPISVIAAFILISQGVIQSLDAYPTAHTVQGSTQTIAVGPFGSQEAIKDLGNNGGGPFNANSAHPFENPNGFTNQFEIFLELLIPFGLVVTFGKMVGNIKQGLAIGGAMVAIFVVATGIAIGAEQVGNPALTAVGADQSRTATQPGGNMEGKSVRFGPVYSANFAASTTGTSTGSVDSSHDSFTPIGGMVALVLIQIGEVAPGGIGAGLYFMLVFAILAVFIAGLMVGRTPEYLGKKIESKEVRLASLAVLIDVLVILGFTAIAVLAPAATANGGGPLNPGAHGFSEILYSFSSQVGNNGSAFAGLSGNTVFWNTLGGTAMWLGRFFEVIPILALAGALAGKKVVPAGAGTLATDRPLFSGLLVGVVLIVGALTFFPALSLGPLLEHFQLAANHLAR
- the kdpB gene encoding potassium-transporting ATPase subunit KdpB codes for the protein MEEKNRSESYRRRRRSSLLDREIMVPALIESLTKLDPRWQARNPVMFVVEVGSVITTIIFIAGLLRGASDSLFVGQITLWLWFTLIFANFAEALAEGRGKAQAATLRRARTDTIARRLVGGKEERVPSSQLRKGDAVVIEAGDLIPSDGTIIEGIASVDESAITGESAPVIREAGGDRSAVTGGTKVLSDRIVVEVTANPGETFLDRMIHLVESASRRKTPNEIALNILLAALTIIFMIAVVTLQPFAIHAGTSVTIAVLIALLVCLIPTTIGALLSAIGIAGIDRLLQRNVIALSGRAVEAAGDVDTLLLDKTGTITYGNRQATEFVPAPGITMDRLVRAAELASLSDETPEGRSIVSLARRFGADGKQTPDMTFIAFSANTRMSGVDFDGRSIRKGAVDAISTWCGCPTPKQLPEAVQERVDTIARSGGTPLMVAENNMVMGTIHLKDIVKPGIAERFAELRKMGLRTVMVTGDNRLTAATIAKEAGVDDFLAEAIPERKLELIRKEQAGGRMVAMTGDGTNDAPALAQADVAVAMQSGTQAAKEAGNLIDLDSDPTKLIEIVEAGKQMLITRGALTTFSIANDVAKYFAIIPAMFFVALPELGALNVMRLTNPSSAVLSAVIFNALIIVALIPLALRGVRYRPIGAAALLRRNLLLWGVGGIIAPFVGIKLIDIIITTVHLA
- a CDS encoding CoA-acylating methylmalonate-semialdehyde dehydrogenase, translating into MIATKNVRSFIGGKFRDSRSEKTDPIPNPATGETIASLPHSTREEINEAVAAAKKAFPAWSETPVPERAQVLFRFKALFDKHIDELSAIVTQENGKTLDESKGEVKRAIEVIDFACGAPTLMMGQNLDQIAKGIDEELTRFPVGVVAGITPFNFPNMVPMWMIPVAIVTGNTFVLKPSQLTPLSAMRIAELLEEAGLPEGVFNVVHGANDAVNQLLTHPDVSAISFVGSATVAAYIYATAAANGKRVQALGGAKNHILVMDDADLELSAPHVISSAFGNAGQRCLAGSVAVGVGKIGDALVRELATDAAKLKVGPGTDPKTTLGPVIRGERKKKLIEYIDGAQSEGAQLVSDGRQVDQKEGFFLGPTIFDKVTPNMKIWKEELFGPVLAVMRASDIDEALKLLNASTFGNMASIFTGSGKYAREFKRRAQAGMLGVNIGVAAPMAFFPFTGWKNSFFGDLHATGQDSIRFYTRHKVITTRWL
- a CDS encoding aminotransferase class III-fold pyridoxal phosphate-dependent enzyme, which produces MALETSARPHVLSGEEIVALCRQYTLYDWMAQSAADPIPVDHAKGVYFFTPEGKRFIDFNSQLMSVNAGHGDPRIIEAIKRQAEKLAYANPFMAHEPRALLGKKLAELLPGDMNTVFFTLGGADANENAVKLARAVTGRYKVISRYRSYHGGTGVSMAMTGDPRRWANDQGTSGVVRVLDPHHGPQREVDSAETALQYLEETIELEGPHTIAAFFLETVVGTNGVLIPPDGYLQGVRELCDRYGILMVCDEIMSGFGRTGEWFAVNHWKVVPDMITMAKGLTSSYVPLGAVGMRPRIVQHFEKNVFYGGLTYNSHPLACAAALGTIQAYEEDDMIGNARRMGEVMKRHHDALKKKHPCVGLTRSIGLFGILELVKDRKTMEPLAPFNGTSEPMKAIGKYFREHGLYTFVRWHTIMTNPPLCISEEELGEGFAIIDKALDIADQAVA
- a CDS encoding response regulator transcription factor, which translates into the protein MTSRILVVEDDRALRGVLVSALQSGGYEVEFAADGSAGVQALKAKAFDVVLLDIGLPFVDGWHVLSTLEGRRVPSVIVISARGDQADKVRALDMGADDYLAKPFGSEELLARIRAVLRRGQPPAQVPLVVRWGDVSVDLSRHSVLKDGQEVRLSPTEYLLVAELARHAHDVMDYRTLLHQVWGPAYGDERHYLRVFIQRLRLKLEHDPAHPEVIQTAPGRGYRFGPARER